The DNA window TGACGAACTTCGGCGGGCCGGCGGTGCCGCTGCCGTCCGGCGCCGAACCGCTGCACGCCAGCGGCCCGCTGACCGCGGACGGCCTGGTTCCGACGGACGTCACGGTCTGGTACCGCGCGGCCTGACCGGGTGTGCGGGGGTCCCTGCTCGACGCCCGGCGTCGAGCAGGGACCCTACCGGCGGGTGGCGCGGGTGTGCAGGAGGTCGCGCACGGCGTCGATGTCCCGGGGCGAGGTGCGCGAGGCGAGCCAGTACATGACCCCGGTGGGCACGAAGAACAGCTGGAACGCGGCCAGGCCCACGGCGTAGTTCAGCGGCGGCGGGAAGGCCACCCGCAGGGCGTGGAAGGCCACCCCGACCAGCCCGTTGCCGGCCGCCCGGCCCACCCCGTTGACCAGGTTGCCGAGGCTGTAGACGGTGCCCCGGTGCTCGGGCGGGTTGACGTCGGCGATCAGGGCGAACCAGTTCGGCGAGTTCGCCGAGGTGAGCGCGAGGGCGAGCACGGCGGTGAGCAGGCTCAGCCCGACGGTGGGCTCGGTGACCACGCTGGCCAGCACGGCGGCGACGACCGCGCCGGAGCCGGCGCCGTCGGGCACGTCGATGCGGATGGGCACGAAGAACAGCACCAGGTAGAACGGCAGGGCCGCGAGGACGCCCACCGCCGCCACCAGCGCCCGGCCGCGCGGGGTACGCCGCTGCACGGCGTCGCCGACCAGGCCGCCCACGATGGACAGCACCCCGCCGAGCTGGAACAGGGTGGCGAACACGCTGCCCACGACGACGGCCGTGGCCGGCGAGTAGCCCTGCGCCTCGGCCCGCTGGGCGAACAGCACCGGCAGCCAGACCAGCGACCCGAAGGCGGCCTGCGCGGTCAGCCCCTGCAGGACCAGCCACCGGTTGGTCCGCCGGGCGAGGATGCGCGGCAGGTCGGCGCGGGTGATGCGGTAGTCGTACCCCGCGCCGGTGGCCAGCGCCTCGGCCAGCTCCGGCTCGCTCTGCCCGCGCCGGATGTCGTACGTGAACAGGTACGCGACGGTGGCGACCAGCCCGACTGCGGTGAGCGCCACGAACGGCCGCCGCCAGTCGGTGGCGCCGAGCAGCCCGCCGGCCAGCGTGCCGGCCAGCGTGCCGACCCCCTGGGACAGCCCCCAGAAGCTCATCACCAGGCCCCGCCGGCGCGGCGAGATCAGGTCGGTGACCACGGAGAAGCCCACCGAGCCGACCGCGCCGAGGCCGACCGCGGCGACGAGCTGCGCGGCCAGGAACGTCGGGTAGTTCTGGGCGAGCGCGCTGCCGCCGGTGCCGGCCGCCCAGATCAGGGTGCCGCCCATCAGCAGCGGCTTGCGGTTCGTCCGGTCCCCGACGTACGCCCAGCCGACCGCGGCGACGGCGCTGACCAGGAAGCCGACCGCGGTGACGAGGCCGAGCAGGCGCTGCGGCACGCCGAGTGCCCCGGAGATCGGGCCGTACAGCGGCGGGACGAGGCCGATCGCCACGTTGTCCAGCGAGGCGAGCACGACGAAGACGACCACGCTGTAGAACCGGTGCGCCGGGCTGCCGCCGCGGGCCGGCCACGGCCCGCTCCTGGTCCAGGTCATGCCGGGCAGCCAATCAAATGCGGATAACGACCCGGTGACGGCCCCGGCGCGAGCGGCCCGGGTTCACAGGTAGCCGCCGATCTCGACCGGGGCGGGCCCGACCGGGGCGCCGGCGCGCAGCGCGTACAGCTCGGCCAGGCTGGCCCCCGCGGGCGGCACCCCGGCCGCGGTCCCCAGCCAGTCGGTGGCCTCCCCGTACGACAGCGGACCCACCTCGATGCGGGCCAGGCACCGGCCGGGCCGCACCACCGCCGGGTGCAGCCGGGACAGGTCCTCGTTGGTGGTGATCGCGACCAGCACCTCCTTGCCCTGGCCGAGCAGCCCGTCGGTGAGGTTGAGCAGCCGGGACAGGGCCTGCCCGGCGGCCTGCTTCGCCTCACCGCGGATCAGCTCGTCGCAGTCCTCCAGGACGAGCAGCCGCCACCGGCGGCCCGGGCCGCCCTCGTCGTCGTCCTCGTCCTCCCCGACGGCCACCTCCGACAGGTACGCCGCGTCGGCGAAGAGCACGTCGGGGTCGAGCACGCAGTCGACCTGGCACCACTGCCGCCACTGCCGGCTCAGCGCCCGCAGCACCGTGGTCTTCCCCGTGCCCGGCGCGCCGTGCAGCAGCACCAGCCGCCCGGTGACGGTCTGCGGGGTGACCGCCATCAGCGCGTCCAGGGCGGTCCGGGCGCTCGCGGTGTAGTTGCGCCGGATCTGCGACCACTCCGGGGCGGTGATCGACCGGGGGTCGCGCTGCGCGCCCCGGCGGGGGTTGTGGTGCCAGAAGCCGATCCGGCCGGTGTCCGGGTCCTCCGGCTCGCCCGCGCCCTCCACGATCTGGGCGAGGGCGGCGCGTCCGACCTCGTCGCTGACCGCGGTGACGGTGACCTCGGCGCCCCGGCCCTTCCACGTGACCACCCGGGCCGTCCAGCCGTCGCCGGCGAGCAGGCGGGAACTCTGCCGGTGCTCGACGGCGGTGCGCAGCAGGCGCCCGCCCGCCGCCGTGAGCGTGGCCTCGGGGCGGACCCGGGACAGCCGTACGGTGTGCGACCAGGGGTGCCGGCCGGTGACGAAGTCGGCCAGTGCCAGCGCGTCGATCACGTCACACGGCGTGTCGGCGTCGTCGTACTGGAGGATCGAGGGCAGGTCGCGGGCGTCATCGGCGGGGGCGGTGCGCATCAGTCGATGATCGCTAGCGGAAGGGCCGGAGTACAGCCCTCCCACCCTCCCCGAAGGGCTAGGTTCTTTCGCATCCCGCCTACGCCCCGGCACCGCCGACGCGGTCGAGGACCCGGTCGCGGGCGGCGGCGTACCGCTCCCGGACGGCGGGGACGGCCTCGGCCGCGTACTCCCGGGTGCCCGCCGGGGACCACTCGGGCGGCGCCGCGCCACCCAGGGCGACCCACGCGGCCTGGCGGGCGGCCCCGTCGGCCACGTACTCGCCGGGCGGCGGGACCACGACCGGGCAGCCGAAGACCTCCGGCGCGATCCGGCATACGGCCGCGGAGCGCGCCCCGCCGCCGACCAGGATCACCCGGTCGGCCCGGGCGCCCTGCGCGACGAGCGCGTCGAGGCCGTCGGCGAGCGCGCAGAGCATCCCCTCGACGGCGGCCCGGGCCAGGTGGGCGCGGGTCGACGTACGCAGGGTCAGCCCGTGCACCGACCCGGTGGCCGCGGGACGGTTCGGGGTCCGCTCGCCCTCCAGGTAGGGGACCATGACCAGGCCGTCCGCGCCCGGCGGGGCGGACAGCGCCAGGCCGGACAGCTCGTCCGGGCCCACCCCGAGCAGCTCGGCGGCGGCGTCGAGCACCCGGGCGGCGTTGAGCGTGCAGACCAACGGCAGGTACCGGCCGGTGGCGTCGGCGAACCCGGCGACCGTGCCGGCCGGGTCGGCGGCCGGGATGTCGGCGACGCTGAAGACGGTGCCGGACGTGCCGATCGAGACGACGACGTCGCCGGGGCGGGCACCGACGCCGAGCGCGGCGGCGGCGTTGTCCCCGGCGCCCGGGGCGAGCGCCGCGCCGCCGGCGGCCGGCCCGCCGTTGCGCACCACGCCCGCCCGGTCCGCCGGCCCGACCACCACCGGTACGCCCACCCGCCGGCCGAAGGCCCGCTCCAGCAGGTCGAACCGGTACTCCCCCGTGCCCGGGGACCAGTAGCCGGTGCCGCTGGCGTCGCTGCGGTCGGTGTGCAGCGCGTCCAGGGCCGGCGCGCCGGCCAGCCGCCAGGTCAGCCAGTCGTGCGGCAGGCAGACCGCGGCGACCCGGGCCGCGTTCGCCGGCTCGTGCCGGGCCAGCCAGCGCAACTTGGTGGCGGTGAAGCTGGCCACCGGCACGCTGCCCACCGCCTCGGCCCAGAACCGTCGGCCGGCCTCGCCCCCGCCCGCCTCCGCGATCAGGTCGTCGGCCGCCCCGGCTGACCGGGTGTCGTTCCACAGCAGCGCCGGGCGCACCACCCGGCCCGCCTCGTCGAGGCAGACCATGCCGTGCTGCTGCCCGGCGACCGAGACGGCGGCGACGTCGGCCAGCCCGCCGGCCGCCTCGGTGGCCGCCTCCAGCGCCGTCCACCAGGCCGCCGGGTCGACCTCCGTGCCGTCGGGGTGCGCGGCGCGGCCCGCGCGGACCGGCGCGCCGGTCTCCGCGTCGCGGATCACCAGCTTGCAGGACTGGGTGGACGAGTCGAACCCGGCGACCAGTGGCATGGCGGCGGCCTCAGCGGGCGCCGAGCAGGTGCTCGACGGCGAGCTGGTTGAGCCGGACGAAGCCGAAGCCCTTCGCGCCGGCCGCGTCCGGGTCGAAGTCCTCGAAGGCGGACCGGTCGGCGAGCAGGTCGGCGTAGCCCTCCCCGGCGGCCAGGGTCGGGGTGGCCAGCTCGGTCACCTTGCTCGCGGCCAGCGCCTCGGCCACCTCCAGGTCGGCCCGGAACGCCGCGGCCCGCTCCTTGAGCAGCAGGTACGTGCGCATGTTCGCCTCGGCCGACGCCCACACCCCGGCGATGTCCTCGGTGCGGGACGGCTTGTAGTCGAAGTGCCGGGGGCCCTCGTACGCCGGGCCACCGTCGGGGCCGCCGTGCTCCAGCAGGTCGACCAGGGCGAACGCGTTGAGCAGGTCGCCGTGGCCGAAGACGAGGTCCTGGTCGTACTTGATCCCGCGCTGGCCGTTGAGGTCGAGGTGGAACAGCTTGCCGTGCCAGAGCGCCTGGGCGATGCCGTGGGCGTAGTTGAGCCCGGCCATCTGCTCGTGGCCGACCTCCGGGTTGAGGCCGACCAGTTCGGGGTGCGCCAGGCTGGAGATGAACGCCAGGGCGTGCCCGACGGTGGGCAGCAGGATGTCGCCGCGCGGCTCGTTCGGCTTCGGCTCGATGGCGAAGCGCAGGTCGTAGCCGCGGTCGAGGACGTACTGGCAGAGCACGTCGACGGCCTCGCGGTAGCGCTCCAGGGCCGCCCGGACGTCCTTGGCCACGTCGTACTCGGCGCCCTCCCGGCCGCCCCACATGACGAAGGTGCGGGCGCCCAACTCGGCGGCGAGGTCGACGTTGCGCAGCACCTTGCGCAGCGCGTACCGCCGGACGTCGCGGTCGTTGCTGGTGAAGCCGCCGTCCTTGAACACGGGGTGGGTGAACAGGTTGGTGGTGACCATCGGCACGACCAGGCCGGTCTCGTCGAGCGCCCTGCGGAACCGGGTCAGCCGGGCGTCGCGGGTGGCGGCGTCGGCGCCGAAGGGGATCAGGTCGTCGTCGTGGAACGTGATCCCGTACGCCCCCAGCTCGGCGAGCCGGTGCACCGCCTCGACCGCGTCCAGCTCGGGCCGGGTGGCGTCGCCGAACGGGTCCCGGGCCTGCCAGCCCACCGTCCAGAGGCCGAAGGAGAACTTGTCGGCGGGGGTGGGACGGGGTGCCATGGCAGACCTCCGGAGCTATTTGTTCAGTGGTTGAATTATTTGGCCGGGCTGTGGCAGTGTCAAGGGGTGAACCGCCCCGCCGCCCCGACCTCGGCCGTCCGCCAGGGCAGCCTGCGCGAGCTGAACCTCGCCGTGGTGCTCGGCCGGATCGCCGCCGCGCCGCGTCCGCCCTCGCGGGCCGACGTGGCCGCCGCGACCGGCCTGACCCGGGCCACCGTCTCCGCCGTGGTCGACGACCTCATCTCCGGCCGGCTGGTGACCGAGTCCGACCCGGCGCCCCGCACCGGGGCCGGGCGGCCGGCGCGCGGCCTGGTGCTGGCCGGAAACGGCCCCGCCGGGCTGGGCCTGGAGATCAACGTCGACTACCTGGCCGCCGGCGTGGTCGACCTGACCGGCCGGGTCCGGCACCACACCGTGCGCCGGGCCGACCTGCGCCCGGTCTCCCCCGCCGACGCCCTGGCCCGGCTCGCCCAGCTGGCCGCCGCGGCCCGGGCCGACGCCGAGCGGCAGGGCCTCACCCTCGCCGGGCCGCCCTCGCGGTGCCCGGCCTGGTCGACGCCGCCGGCCTGGTCCGGCTCGCCCCGAACCTCGGCTGGCGGGACGTGGCCGTCCCCGAGCTGCTGGCCGGGCACCCGCCGCTGGTCGAGCCGGTCCCCGGCGTCCCGCCCCTGGTGGTGGAGAACGAGGCCAACCTGGCGGCCCTGGGCGAGCTGCACGCCGATCCGGAGGGGCCCGCCAGCTTCCTGCACGTCTCCGGCGAGGTGGGCATCGGTGCCGGGATCATCCTGGACGGCGCGCTGTTCCGGGGCGTACGCGGGTGGAGCGGCGAGATCGGCCACCTGCCCGTCGAGCCGGAGGGGCGGCCCTGCCGCTGCGGCGGCCGGGGCTGCCTGGAGCGGTACGCCGGCCAGGAGGTCGTCCTCGCCGCCGCCGGGCTGGCCGGGGCAGACCTGCCCGCCGACACCGCCGCCGCCCGGCTGGCCGGCCTGGCCGCCGCCGACGATCCCGCGACCCGGGCAGCGCTCGCCGAGGCCGGCCGGGCGCTCGGGGTGGCCGTCGCCGGCGTGGTGAACCTGCTGGACCTGGACACCGTGGTCCTCGGGGGCGGGTACGCCCTGCTCACCCCGTGGCTGCGGCCGCCCGTGCTGGCCGAGGTCTCCCGGCGGGTGCTGACCGCCGCCTGGTCGCCGGTGACCGTACGGCCGTCGGCGCTCGGCCCGGAGGCCGCCGTGGTCGGCGCCGCGGGATCGGTCGTCCGGCGGATCGTCGCCGATCCGGTCGGCTGGCTCGGCCGCCCCGGCTGACCCGCCGCTCCGGCCGGTGACCGCCGCCGGCCGTCCCGTCCGCCGCGCCCGTCGCCCGCCCCGTCTGTACGGGCAGCTCCATAGGCGCCACCGGACCTACAGGTACGCCGGACTACCTCGGCGAACTCCATGCCGCGAGCCCCGTCCCCGGGCCGGCGGCGGGGGACACCGCGGGCCCGGGACGGGTCAGGCCGTACGCCCCATCGAGGGCTCGCCGGGCGGCCAGCCGGCCGCCCTCGCCGCCCAGTCGCCCGGCCCCGCCCCCGCCCCCGCCGGTGCCTCCGCCGTCGGCGGCTCGGGCGCGTACCGGAGCCGGGCCACCTCGTCGAACTCCCGGATGCCCGCGAGCAGGGCCGCCCGGCCCTCGGGGGTCATCCCGGCCAGGATCACGGCCAGCCGCTGCCGGCGGTCGGCCCGCAGCTCGGCGAGGAGCCGTTCGGCCTCCGGGGTGAGATGCAGGGAGATCTCCCGCCGGTCCGAGCGGCCCGGCTCGCGCTCCAGCATCCCCGCCGCCACCAGTCGGTCACACAGCCGGCTGGCCGAGGAGAGCAGCATGTCCAGCAGCCTCGCCAGCCGGCGCAGGTTGATGCCGTCGTGCCGCTCGACCACCATCACCGCGCGCAGTTGCGCCCCCGAGAGCCGGCTGATGGTCCGCTCGCGCGCCGCGTCGAAGACCGTGAGCAGGGCGCCGGCCGCCGTTTCCAGAGCGGCGGCCATACTCGCTTCTGGTCCGCGTGGACCGTTTTCTTCGGCCATGGTGGGCACGAGACTACCCGCCGCCGAAGGTACGCCGGCCCCCTCCGAACGAAGGAGCGACGATGAGCGGTGCGGAAGACCGGGCCCGCCGGGCGCTGACCGACGCGCCCGCCGACCTGCTGGTCGACCGCGTCGCGGGGGAACTGGAGCGGTCGTACGGGATCACGGACGTCGAACTCTTCCAGGTCGACTACCGGCTCTCGGCGCTGCTGCCGCTCGGGCCCGGTGAGCCGATCGCCGAACCGGGGCATCCGGCGTGGCGGTGCTTCGACCACCAGGAGCCGATCCTCGCCGGCGACGCCGGCTACCTTCCCGTCGGCATGCGCGGCGAACGGCGCGGGGTGCTGCGGGTGGCCCCCGTCCCGGAGGACCCGGCCGCCCTCGGCGAGTTGCTCGGTGTCGCCACCGCCCTCGGGCACGAGATGACGGCGGTGAACGACACCACCGACCTCTACCGGGCCGCCCGGCGCAGCCGACGGCTCACGCTGGCCGCCGAGATGCAGTGGGAGCTGCTGCCCGGGCGGAGCCGGACGCGCCCCTCGTTCAGCCTCGCCGGACAGCTCGAACCGGCGTACGCGGTGCGGGGCGACAGCTTCGACTGGTCCGACGACGGTCACCGGCTGTGGCTGTCGGTCATCAACGGCAGCGGCGAGGGAGTCGCCGCCGCCATGTTGACCGCGCTGGCCACCCACGCCCTGCGCAACGCCCGGCGGGCCGGGATCCCCCTGGCCGACCAGGCCGCCCTCGCCGACCAGGCGGTGTACGCCCTGCACCGCGGCGCGGAGCACGTCTCGGCCCTGCTGCTGGAGCTCGACCTGGCCAGCGGGGTGACGACGGTGGTGGACGCCGGCTCGCCCCGGCTGGTGCTGCTGCGCGACGGCCGGGTGGTCCAGCAGCCCCTGGAGGCGCAGTTCCCGCTCGGCATGTTCGACGGCACGGACTACCGCGAGCAGCGGTTTCCACTGCTCCGCGACGACCGGCTGTTCGTGGTCAGCGACGGCGTCGTCGAGGCGACCGGCCGGGACGCCCAGTACGGCGAGACCGCGCTGGACCGGTTCGTACGCCGTACGGGGCCGATGGAGCCGTTGGAGGCCGTCCGGTCGCTGATCGGCGACCTGCGGGCGTTCGTGGCCGGCGACCTGGTCGACGACGCGGTGGTCGTCTGCCTGGACTGGACCGGCCCCCGGCCCTGACCGGTCAGTACGCGCCCCGGCTGCGCACCACGGCGCCGAAGGTCTTCCAGAGGATGGTCAGGTCGGCGGCCAGCGACCAGTTCTCCACGTAGTACAGGTCGAGCCGGATGCCGTCCTCCCAGCTCAGGTCGGACCGGCCGCTGACCTGCCACAGGCCGGTCATGCCGGGCTTGACCAGCAGCCGGCGGGCGACGTCGCCGTCGTAGCGGGCCACCTCGGACGGCAGCGGCGGGCGCGGGCCGACCAGGCTCATCTGGCCGAGCAGCACGTTCACCAGCTGGGGCAGCTCGTCCAGCGACCACTTGCGCAGCACCCGGCCGACCCGGGTCACCCGGGGGTCGTCGCGCATCTTGAACATCAGGCCGTCGGTCTCGTTGCGGGCGGCCAGCTCGGCCAGCAGCGCGTCGGCGTTGACGACCATCGTGCGGAACTTGAACACGCCGAACTCGCGGCCGCCCTGGCCGACCCGGGTCTGGCGGAACAGCACCGGCCCCCGGCTGTCGAGCTTGATGGCCAGCGCGATGGCCACCAGCACCGGCAGGGCCAGGGCCAGGGCCACCGAGGCGGCGGCGCGGTCGACGAAGCCCTTGACGAGCTTGCGGACCCCCCGGAACTCGGGCGCCTCGACGTGGATCAGCGGCAGGCCGGCGACCGGCCGGGTGTGGATGCGGGGACCGGCCACGTCGGTCAGCGCGGGCGCGACGACCAGGTCGACGCCGGTGCCCTCCAGCTGCCAGCCGAGCCGCCGCAGCCGGGTCGCGGTCAGCTCGCCGGAGGCCGTGACCGCCACGGTGTCCGCGCCGATCGCCGTGGCCGCCTCGGGGATACCCCGGAACGACCCGACCACCGGCACGTCGCCCAGCCGCTGCGGCACCGGCGCGAGCAGCGCGTCCGGGATGCAGGCGCCCACGACCTGGTAGCCGGCGTACGGCTCCCGGCGGAGCTGGTGCACCAGCTCCAGCACGTGCGCGGTGTCGCCGACGACCAGGACCCGGCGCGACCACCCGCGGCCCTGCGACCTGGCCCGGTGCAGCCGCTTGCGGGCCGCGAACCGGGCCACCTCCAGCCCCAGCGTGCCGACCGCGAACGAGATGGCCAGGAAGCCCCGGGAGACGCCGACGTCGGCGATGTACCCGGCGATCGCCGTGCCGCCGGCCAGCCGGAGGCTGGCCATGCTCACCCGCCGGTACTCGTCCGCGCCGTAGCCGAGCACCCGGTCGTCGTAGCAGCGCAGCACCTTCAGCGTGAGCAGCCAGGTGATCACCAGCGCGGGGGCCACGAGGACGTACGGGATCTCCGAGCCGACCGGCTCCTCGTCACCGAACCGGGCCACGTAGCCGACCAGCACCGCCACGGCCAGCACGGCCGTGTCCAGCACCACCAGCATGCGCACGTACGCCCGCTCGTCAACGCGGGCCAGCGGCCTCGGTCGATCGACACCAGGCCGCGGCGGCGTACTGGCGGGGGTCAACAGCGTCGCCGACGTCAACGGCCCTCCCCATTCTGCTGAGGACGACCCCGGTCGACGGCCGGTCTTCCTGTACGGAACCGACGGCGCCGGAGCACCCCGACATCTTGCACTGAGATCACGGCCACCGGTCACTTCGGACGGATTGCCGTCAGTTCCCTGGACCCTAGCGTCCGGGGAACCCCGTCCGCCGCACCGGTTGTCCGGGGCGACGGACCGTGTGGTACCCCTGCGGCTCAGCGTGGTGCATTCGGGCGCAACGCGATCGCCTTGAGGAAGATGTCGCCGATCTTCGTGGGGTCCCCGGTGACGAAGGTTCCGCCACCGGTGACCTTGGTGATCGACTCCAGCTCCGCCTTGCTGACGTCGTTGCCGATCCCGATGATCACGACCTGGACGGGCCGGTCGGGGTCGGCGATCCGCTGCAGCTCGGCGAGCAGCTTCTGCTGGGAGATGCCGTTGGCGTCCTCGTTCTTGCCGTCGGTGAACAGCACCACGGAGTTGACCCGCCCCGGCTCCCAACCGTCCTGGACCTCCTCGTACGCGGCCAGCATCGTGTCGTACAGGCCGGTGTCGCCGGCGGAGGGCCGGATCCCGGCCAGCCCCTGCGCCAGCGGCCGCCGGTTGCTGGACAGTGGGTTGATCGGCACGATCTCCCGGTAGTCCCGCTGGCCGTCCAGCTCGGTGGAGAAGGTCCACAGCCCGATCGTCCAGGAGTCGTCGAAGAGGTTCAGGCCGCGGCTGGCCGCCGCCACGGTGACCTGTTCGCGGGTCGCGTTGCCGGCGCTCGGCACCGGCTGTTTCATCGAGCCGGAGACGTCGATGACGGCGAGCATCCGGCCGGACTGGGTGGCGGTCGACCAGCCGGACACGGCCCGCTCGATGGCGCCGGGGTCCAGCCGCCCGCCCGCTGCCGCCGGGCCGGGGTGGCCGCCCCGTCGCGCGCCGGGCCGGCGCGCCCGCGGCGCCGTGACGCCGTCGCCCCAGCTGCCGTCCGGCGCGCGCAGCGACCTGGCGGCCAGCCGGTCACGGAAGCCCGGTGCCTCCACCGGCTCGGACGCGGAGACGTCCACCGCGACGCAGGTGCCGTCGGCCGCCGCGCCGTCGGCCACCCAGCTGGCCGCCGCGGCCTGCACGGCGGGAGCC is part of the Micromonospora olivasterospora genome and encodes:
- a CDS encoding sugar transferase, whose amino-acid sequence is MTSATLLTPASTPPRPGVDRPRPLARVDERAYVRMLVVLDTAVLAVAVLVGYVARFGDEEPVGSEIPYVLVAPALVITWLLTLKVLRCYDDRVLGYGADEYRRVSMASLRLAGGTAIAGYIADVGVSRGFLAISFAVGTLGLEVARFAARKRLHRARSQGRGWSRRVLVVGDTAHVLELVHQLRREPYAGYQVVGACIPDALLAPVPQRLGDVPVVGSFRGIPEAATAIGADTVAVTASGELTATRLRRLGWQLEGTGVDLVVAPALTDVAGPRIHTRPVAGLPLIHVEAPEFRGVRKLVKGFVDRAAASVALALALPVLVAIALAIKLDSRGPVLFRQTRVGQGGREFGVFKFRTMVVNADALLAELAARNETDGLMFKMRDDPRVTRVGRVLRKWSLDELPQLVNVLLGQMSLVGPRPPLPSEVARYDGDVARRLLVKPGMTGLWQVSGRSDLSWEDGIRLDLYYVENWSLAADLTILWKTFGAVVRSRGAY
- the xylB gene encoding xylulokinase, with protein sequence MPLVAGFDSSTQSCKLVIRDAETGAPVRAGRAAHPDGTEVDPAAWWTALEAATEAAGGLADVAAVSVAGQQHGMVCLDEAGRVVRPALLWNDTRSAGAADDLIAEAGGGEAGRRFWAEAVGSVPVASFTATKLRWLARHEPANAARVAAVCLPHDWLTWRLAGAPALDALHTDRSDASGTGYWSPGTGEYRFDLLERAFGRRVGVPVVVGPADRAGVVRNGGPAAGGAALAPGAGDNAAAALGVGARPGDVVVSIGTSGTVFSVADIPAADPAGTVAGFADATGRYLPLVCTLNAARVLDAAAELLGVGPDELSGLALSAPPGADGLVMVPYLEGERTPNRPAATGSVHGLTLRTSTRAHLARAAVEGMLCALADGLDALVAQGARADRVILVGGGARSAAVCRIAPEVFGCPVVVPPPGEYVADGAARQAAWVALGGAAPPEWSPAGTREYAAEAVPAVRERYAAARDRVLDRVGGAGA
- a CDS encoding MFS transporter, with the translated sequence MTWTRSGPWPARGGSPAHRFYSVVVFVVLASLDNVAIGLVPPLYGPISGALGVPQRLLGLVTAVGFLVSAVAAVGWAYVGDRTNRKPLLMGGTLIWAAGTGGSALAQNYPTFLAAQLVAAVGLGAVGSVGFSVVTDLISPRRRGLVMSFWGLSQGVGTLAGTLAGGLLGATDWRRPFVALTAVGLVATVAYLFTYDIRRGQSEPELAEALATGAGYDYRITRADLPRILARRTNRWLVLQGLTAQAAFGSLVWLPVLFAQRAEAQGYSPATAVVVGSVFATLFQLGGVLSIVGGLVGDAVQRRTPRGRALVAAVGVLAALPFYLVLFFVPIRIDVPDGAGSGAVVAAVLASVVTEPTVGLSLLTAVLALALTSANSPNWFALIADVNPPEHRGTVYSLGNLVNGVGRAAGNGLVGVAFHALRVAFPPPLNYAVGLAAFQLFFVPTGVMYWLASRTSPRDIDAVRDLLHTRATRR
- a CDS encoding VWA domain-containing protein; this translates as MRSGNRGVAAVASATALVVVAAGAWFGYRQLLQPGCSGQVELSVAAAPELAPAVQAAAASWVADGAAADGTCVAVDVSASEPVEAPGFRDRLAARSLRAPDGSWGDGVTAPRARRPGARRGGHPGPAAAGGRLDPGAIERAVSGWSTATQSGRMLAVIDVSGSMKQPVPSAGNATREQVTVAAASRGLNLFDDSWTIGLWTFSTELDGQRDYREIVPINPLSSNRRPLAQGLAGIRPSAGDTGLYDTMLAAYEEVQDGWEPGRVNSVVLFTDGKNEDANGISQQKLLAELQRIADPDRPVQVVIIGIGNDVSKAELESITKVTGGGTFVTGDPTKIGDIFLKAIALRPNAPR
- a CDS encoding PP2C family protein-serine/threonine phosphatase, translating into MSGAEDRARRALTDAPADLLVDRVAGELERSYGITDVELFQVDYRLSALLPLGPGEPIAEPGHPAWRCFDHQEPILAGDAGYLPVGMRGERRGVLRVAPVPEDPAALGELLGVATALGHEMTAVNDTTDLYRAARRSRRLTLAAEMQWELLPGRSRTRPSFSLAGQLEPAYAVRGDSFDWSDDGHRLWLSVINGSGEGVAAAMLTALATHALRNARRAGIPLADQAALADQAVYALHRGAEHVSALLLELDLASGVTTVVDAGSPRLVLLRDGRVVQQPLEAQFPLGMFDGTDYREQRFPLLRDDRLFVVSDGVVEATGRDAQYGETALDRFVRRTGPMEPLEAVRSLIGDLRAFVAGDLVDDAVVVCLDWTGPRP
- a CDS encoding DUF5925 domain-containing protein: MRTAPADDARDLPSILQYDDADTPCDVIDALALADFVTGRHPWSHTVRLSRVRPEATLTAAGGRLLRTAVEHRQSSRLLAGDGWTARVVTWKGRGAEVTVTAVSDEVGRAALAQIVEGAGEPEDPDTGRIGFWHHNPRRGAQRDPRSITAPEWSQIRRNYTASARTALDALMAVTPQTVTGRLVLLHGAPGTGKTTVLRALSRQWRQWCQVDCVLDPDVLFADAAYLSEVAVGEDEDDDEGGPGRRWRLLVLEDCDELIRGEAKQAAGQALSRLLNLTDGLLGQGKEVLVAITTNEDLSRLHPAVVRPGRCLARIEVGPLSYGEATDWLGTAAGVPPAGASLAELYALRAGAPVGPAPVEIGGYL
- a CDS encoding MarR family winged helix-turn-helix transcriptional regulator, which gives rise to MAAALETAAGALLTVFDAARERTISRLSGAQLRAVMVVERHDGINLRRLARLLDMLLSSASRLCDRLVAAGMLEREPGRSDRREISLHLTPEAERLLAELRADRRQRLAVILAGMTPEGRAALLAGIREFDEVARLRYAPEPPTAEAPAGAGAGPGDWAARAAGWPPGEPSMGRTA
- the xylA gene encoding xylose isomerase translates to MAPRPTPADKFSFGLWTVGWQARDPFGDATRPELDAVEAVHRLAELGAYGITFHDDDLIPFGADAATRDARLTRFRRALDETGLVVPMVTTNLFTHPVFKDGGFTSNDRDVRRYALRKVLRNVDLAAELGARTFVMWGGREGAEYDVAKDVRAALERYREAVDVLCQYVLDRGYDLRFAIEPKPNEPRGDILLPTVGHALAFISSLAHPELVGLNPEVGHEQMAGLNYAHGIAQALWHGKLFHLDLNGQRGIKYDQDLVFGHGDLLNAFALVDLLEHGGPDGGPAYEGPRHFDYKPSRTEDIAGVWASAEANMRTYLLLKERAAAFRADLEVAEALAASKVTELATPTLAAGEGYADLLADRSAFEDFDPDAAGAKGFGFVRLNQLAVEHLLGAR